A portion of the Thermosediminibacter oceani DSM 16646 genome contains these proteins:
- a CDS encoding carbohydrate kinase family protein — MPEVTCIGILVADIIGAPVIEYPEAGRLVTVDSIGLYTGGCAVNTAIALSRLGIKTGLIGKVGCDYLGEFLIDSLKKEGVDTGGIVRTDVKNTSSTIVIVDKSGERSFIHYVGANAEFGLDDMNFELLKGNKIVHIAGSFLMPKFDGIETAKALKRIKEMGVTTSVDTAWDASGRWLKTIEPCLPYIDIFIPSIDEAKMISGEEKPEKIAEFFMSYGIKTVVIKMGSAGSFGCNKQEQIYMPPFKVEVKDTTGAGDSFVAGFLTGIVREFSLEESLELGNAAGALCVTSYGASAGIKSLADTLEFIKRHKDGEI; from the coding sequence TTGCCTGAAGTAACCTGTATAGGTATTTTAGTGGCCGACATTATCGGTGCGCCAGTTATTGAATATCCGGAAGCGGGAAGACTGGTTACAGTGGATAGTATAGGTCTTTATACGGGAGGATGTGCGGTAAACACTGCAATAGCCCTTTCTAGGCTGGGAATAAAAACCGGATTAATCGGAAAGGTAGGCTGCGATTACCTGGGAGAATTTTTAATAGATTCATTAAAAAAAGAAGGCGTAGATACAGGGGGAATAGTCAGAACTGATGTAAAAAATACTTCCAGCACGATTGTAATAGTAGATAAGAGCGGAGAACGGAGCTTTATTCATTATGTAGGGGCAAATGCGGAATTTGGGTTGGATGACATGAACTTTGAACTGTTAAAGGGTAACAAAATAGTGCACATAGCTGGAAGTTTCCTGATGCCCAAGTTTGATGGGATTGAAACTGCAAAAGCCCTAAAAAGAATAAAAGAAATGGGAGTGACGACATCAGTAGATACTGCTTGGGATGCCAGTGGAAGATGGCTAAAAACGATTGAGCCATGCCTTCCCTACATTGATATTTTTATACCGAGTATAGATGAGGCTAAAATGATAAGTGGTGAAGAAAAACCTGAAAAAATTGCAGAGTTCTTCATGTCTTATGGAATTAAAACCGTTGTTATAAAAATGGGCTCGGCAGGTAGTTTCGGCTGCAATAAGCAGGAACAGATATATATGCCGCCTTTTAAGGTTGAGGTTAAAGATACCACTGGAGCAGGGGATTCGTTTGTAGCCGGGTTTCTAACAGGAATCGTTAGAGAATTTTCCCTTGAGGAATCCCTGGAATTGGGGAATGCTGCTGGAGCGCTTTGCGTCACCAGTTACGGAGCATCAGCTGGTATAAAGTCATTAGCCGATACTCTTGAATTCATAAAACGGCACAAAGATGGAGAGATATAA
- a CDS encoding D-lyxose/D-mannose family sugar isomerase translates to MQEKVYEALKKANIAITPEEKENIEVADFGLGDLENTGLQLLVYVNTDRYCAKELVLFPGQTCPEHRHPPVNGKPGKQETFRCRYGKVYLYVEGEKTENPHCRPPKGSEQYYTVWHEIELNPGEQYTIEPNTLHWFQAGEEGAIVSEFSSHSDDESDIFTDPRIKRIPEIED, encoded by the coding sequence ATTCAGGAAAAAGTTTATGAAGCATTGAAAAAGGCCAATATAGCAATAACCCCCGAGGAAAAGGAGAACATTGAGGTTGCGGACTTCGGCTTGGGTGATTTAGAAAATACAGGTCTTCAGCTCCTAGTCTATGTCAACACCGACAGGTATTGCGCCAAGGAATTGGTGCTGTTCCCCGGACAAACATGCCCGGAGCACAGGCATCCTCCGGTAAACGGCAAGCCGGGAAAGCAGGAAACCTTCCGCTGCAGATACGGAAAAGTATATTTGTATGTAGAGGGGGAAAAGACTGAAAACCCTCACTGCAGACCGCCTAAAGGGAGCGAACAGTATTATACCGTCTGGCATGAGATCGAATTAAACCCGGGTGAGCAATATACCATAGAGCCCAATACATTGCATTGGTTCCAGGCAGGAGAGGAAGGTGCTATAGTTTCCGAGTTTTCCTCCCACAGCGATGATGAATCAGACATATTTACGGACCCAAGAATAAAAAGAATACCTGAAATTGAGGACTAG